A single window of Nicotiana tomentosiformis chromosome 1, ASM39032v3, whole genome shotgun sequence DNA harbors:
- the LOC104084493 gene encoding mitochondrial phosphate carrier protein 1, mitochondrial-like isoform X2: MLKKSQLERVEGERWCEEFSAGYYGLCTAGGMLSAGVTHLAITPLDVLKVNMQVNPLKYRGISSGFITLWREQGRSALWRGWSGKLFGYGVQGGCKFGLYEYFKRFYTDLLVDQQRSVIFFLSSASAQVFADVALCPFEAVKIQVQTQPHFARGLTDGFRKLYANEGLSGFFKGLFPLWGRNLPFSMIMFSTFEHSVDLMYRKVIQRRKEDCSRAQQLGVTCLSGYVAGSVGTVISNPADNIVSFLYNKKADTIRQAIKKIGLVNLFTRSLPVRIAIVGPVVTLQWFLYDTIKLFTGLPTSGGLTRHQKDPNLLLQ; encoded by the exons atgctGAAGAAATCACAATTGGAAAGAGTAGAAGGAGAAAGATGGTGCGAGGAGTTCTCAGCTGGGTATTACGGACTCTGTACGGCTGGAGGAATGCTCAGCGCTGGCGTTACTCATCTCGCCATTACCCCTCTCGATGTCTTGAAGGTTAACATGCAG GTGAACCCTCTCAAATATCGAGGCATTTCATCAGGATTTATTACTCTATGGAGAGAGCAAGGCCGTTCTGCTCTTTGGAGAGGTTGGTCGGGCAAACTATTTGGATATGGAGTCCAAGGAGGATGTAAATTTGGTCTTTATGAATACTTTAAAAGGTTCTATACTGACTTGTTGGTTGATCAACAAAGGAGTGTTATATTCTTCCTCAGCAGTGCATCAGCTCAAGTATTTGCTGATGTGGCACTTTGTCCCTTTGAAGCTGTCAAAATTCAGGTCCAGACTCAGCCTCATTTTGCCAGGGGATTAACTGATGGGTTTCGCAAGCTGTACGCGAATGAAGGCCTTTCAGG CTTTTTCAAGGGACTCTTTCCACTTTGGGGGCGTAACCTTCCAT TTTCCATGATCATGTTTTCGACATTTGAGCACTCGGTAGATCTGATGTACCGGAAGGTCATACAGAGAAGGAAGGAAGATTGCTCAAGAGCCCAGCAACTTGGCGTAACATGCTTATCAGGCTATGTTGCTGGATCTGTTGGCACTGTAATATCTAATCCTGCTGACAATATTGTCTCATTTCTTTACAACAAAAAGGCTGACACAATAAGACAG GCCATAAAGAAGATTGGGCTTGTTAATTTGTTTACTAGAAGTCTTCCTGTTCGAATTGCAATTGTAGGGCCTGTTGTGACTCTGCAATGGTTTCTCTACGACACAATTAAACTGTTTACTGGACT
- the LOC104084493 gene encoding mitochondrial phosphate carrier protein 1, mitochondrial-like isoform X3, with translation MLKKSQLERVEGERWCEEFSAGYYGLCTAGGMLSAGVTHLAITPLDVLKVNMQVNPLKYRGISSGFITLWREQGRSALWRGWSGKLFGYGVQGGCKFGLYEYFKRFYTDLLVDQQRSVIFFLSSASAQVFADVALCPFEAVKIQVQTQPHFARGLTDGFRKLYANEGLSGFFKGLFPLWGRNLPFSMIMFSTFEHSVDLMYRKVIQRRKEDCSRAQQLGVTCLSGYVAGSVGTVISNPADNIVSFLYNKKADTIRQAIKKIGLVNLFTRSLPVRIAIVGPVVTLQWFLYDTIKLFTGLQSDPRLVATCE, from the exons atgctGAAGAAATCACAATTGGAAAGAGTAGAAGGAGAAAGATGGTGCGAGGAGTTCTCAGCTGGGTATTACGGACTCTGTACGGCTGGAGGAATGCTCAGCGCTGGCGTTACTCATCTCGCCATTACCCCTCTCGATGTCTTGAAGGTTAACATGCAG GTGAACCCTCTCAAATATCGAGGCATTTCATCAGGATTTATTACTCTATGGAGAGAGCAAGGCCGTTCTGCTCTTTGGAGAGGTTGGTCGGGCAAACTATTTGGATATGGAGTCCAAGGAGGATGTAAATTTGGTCTTTATGAATACTTTAAAAGGTTCTATACTGACTTGTTGGTTGATCAACAAAGGAGTGTTATATTCTTCCTCAGCAGTGCATCAGCTCAAGTATTTGCTGATGTGGCACTTTGTCCCTTTGAAGCTGTCAAAATTCAGGTCCAGACTCAGCCTCATTTTGCCAGGGGATTAACTGATGGGTTTCGCAAGCTGTACGCGAATGAAGGCCTTTCAGG CTTTTTCAAGGGACTCTTTCCACTTTGGGGGCGTAACCTTCCAT TTTCCATGATCATGTTTTCGACATTTGAGCACTCGGTAGATCTGATGTACCGGAAGGTCATACAGAGAAGGAAGGAAGATTGCTCAAGAGCCCAGCAACTTGGCGTAACATGCTTATCAGGCTATGTTGCTGGATCTGTTGGCACTGTAATATCTAATCCTGCTGACAATATTGTCTCATTTCTTTACAACAAAAAGGCTGACACAATAAGACAG GCCATAAAGAAGATTGGGCTTGTTAATTTGTTTACTAGAAGTCTTCCTGTTCGAATTGCAATTGTAGGGCCTGTTGTGACTCTGCAATGGTTTCTCTACGACACAATTAAACTGTTTACTGGACT